In the genome of Photobacterium sp. TY1-4, one region contains:
- a CDS encoding ROK family transcriptional regulator translates to MTGGQIGNVDLVKQLNSAAVYRLIDLQGPISRIQVADVSQLAPASVTKITRQLLERGLIKEVAQQASTGGRRAISLTTESAPFHAIAIRLGRDYIELTIFDLSGKHIASAAHPFVYPDQQTLTDGLIGHIRQFIADNQGVMRELVAFGITLPGLIDPENGVVEYMPHIEVAQPFPLAALIRETFGVSCFVGNDIRGLALAEHYFGASRDCSDSILVSVHHGTGSGIIVNGQVFLGQNRNVGEIGHIQIDPLGDKCQCGNFGCLETVASDPAIISHVQSLLKQGYPSSLQELEDVTMPAICEAANKGDELASQALIKVGNQLGKALAMTVNLFNPQKVVIAGQITGAKDIIFPAIRRCIETQSLSTFHKDLPIVASELYGQPTIGAFSMIKRAMLNGVLLQRLLED, encoded by the coding sequence ATGACAGGCGGACAAATTGGTAATGTAGATCTGGTAAAGCAGCTCAATAGCGCAGCTGTTTACCGACTCATTGACTTGCAAGGCCCTATTTCTCGGATTCAGGTTGCTGACGTCAGTCAGTTGGCCCCTGCGAGTGTGACAAAAATTACCCGCCAGTTACTCGAGCGCGGCCTCATCAAAGAGGTCGCGCAACAAGCTTCCACCGGTGGCCGACGTGCCATTTCCCTGACAACGGAATCGGCACCGTTTCACGCCATTGCCATTCGCCTGGGTCGGGACTACATCGAACTGACGATTTTCGACCTGAGCGGTAAGCATATTGCCAGTGCAGCCCATCCGTTTGTTTATCCCGATCAACAGACGCTTACTGACGGGCTGATTGGCCACATCCGCCAATTTATCGCCGACAACCAGGGCGTGATGCGTGAACTGGTCGCCTTTGGGATCACTCTGCCGGGCCTGATTGACCCGGAAAACGGTGTCGTTGAATACATGCCGCATATTGAGGTTGCCCAGCCTTTCCCGCTGGCGGCACTCATTCGTGAAACATTCGGAGTCTCCTGTTTCGTCGGCAACGATATTCGCGGTCTGGCCCTGGCAGAACACTATTTCGGTGCCAGCCGGGATTGCAGCGACTCTATCTTAGTCAGTGTCCATCACGGTACCGGCTCCGGGATCATCGTCAATGGCCAGGTCTTCCTCGGCCAAAACCGCAATGTCGGCGAAATTGGCCATATTCAGATCGACCCTTTGGGGGATAAATGCCAATGCGGCAACTTTGGCTGCCTGGAAACCGTTGCCTCTGATCCGGCCATTATTTCGCATGTGCAAAGCCTGTTGAAGCAGGGTTATCCGAGCAGCTTGCAGGAGCTGGAAGACGTCACCATGCCGGCGATTTGCGAAGCCGCCAATAAAGGGGATGAGCTGGCCAGCCAGGCGCTGATCAAAGTCGGCAACCAGCTCGGAAAAGCACTGGCGATGACGGTGAATTTATTCAACCCGCAAAAGGTTGTGATTGCCGGTCAGATCACGGGCGCCAAGGATATTATCTTCCCGGCGATCCGCCGCTGTATCGAAACCCAGTCGCTGTCCACCTTCCATAAAGACCTGCCGATCGTCGCCTCTGAGCTGTATGGCCAGCCGACCATCGGGGCGTTTTCCATGATTAAGCGCGCCATGCTCAACGGCGTCTTGCTGCAGCGGTTGCTGGAAGATTAA
- the nagA gene encoding N-acetylglucosamine-6-phosphate deacetylase — MYALTNCRIFTGSDVLNHHAVIIDGVNIHAVCPETELPDGIEVRDLAGANLAPGFIDLQLNGCGGVMLNDEINADTIHTMHRANLKSGCTSFLPTLITSSDDDMKAAIKAARDYHSQYQNHSLGLHLEGPYLNVMKKGIHSVDHIRRSDDAMIRTLCDNADIITKVTLAPERNDHDHIRQLADAGIIVSAGHTNATYVEARQGFEAGITFATHLFNAMSPIAGREPGMVGAIYDTPEVYTGIIADGFHVDYANIRMAHRLKGDKLVLVTDATAPAGADIDHFIFVGKKVYYRDGKCVDENGTLGGSALTMIEAIQNSVEHAGIALDEAVRMATLYPARAIGVDKQLGAVKKGMVANLAVFDRDFHVQATVVNGNYEQN; from the coding sequence ATGTACGCGCTTACCAACTGCCGTATTTTCACCGGAAGCGATGTGCTGAATCACCACGCCGTTATCATTGACGGCGTGAACATTCATGCTGTTTGCCCGGAAACCGAACTGCCTGACGGGATTGAGGTCCGCGATTTAGCGGGTGCCAACCTCGCGCCAGGCTTTATTGACCTGCAACTGAACGGCTGTGGCGGTGTCATGCTTAATGACGAGATCAACGCCGACACCATCCACACCATGCACCGCGCGAACCTGAAGTCCGGCTGCACCAGCTTTCTGCCGACGCTGATCACCTCGTCTGATGACGATATGAAAGCCGCCATCAAAGCCGCGCGCGACTATCACAGCCAGTACCAGAATCACTCGCTCGGCCTGCACCTGGAAGGGCCTTACCTGAACGTGATGAAAAAAGGCATCCACAGTGTCGATCACATTCGCCGCTCCGACGATGCCATGATCCGGACTCTGTGCGACAACGCCGACATCATCACCAAGGTTACCCTGGCGCCGGAACGCAACGATCACGACCATATTCGGCAACTGGCCGATGCCGGGATCATCGTCTCTGCCGGCCATACTAATGCCACCTATGTTGAGGCCCGCCAGGGATTTGAAGCCGGGATCACGTTTGCCACCCACCTGTTCAACGCCATGAGCCCGATTGCCGGCCGTGAGCCGGGTATGGTCGGCGCCATCTACGATACACCGGAGGTGTATACCGGGATCATCGCCGATGGCTTCCATGTCGATTATGCCAATATCCGCATGGCACATCGCCTGAAAGGGGACAAGCTGGTTCTGGTTACCGATGCAACCGCGCCTGCAGGAGCAGACATTGATCACTTTATTTTTGTCGGTAAGAAAGTATATTACCGGGATGGCAAGTGCGTTGATGAAAATGGCACACTTGGCGGCTCGGCACTGACCATGATTGAAGCAATTCAAAACAGTGTTGAGCATGCAGGAATCGCTCTGGACGAAGCTGTACGCATGGCCACTCTGTACCCTGCCCGCGCCATTGGTGTGGACAAGCAACTGGGGGCTGTTAAAAAAGGCATGGTGGCTAACCTGGCTGTTTTTGACCGCGACTTCCACGTTCAGGCGACTGTTGTTAACGGCAATTACGAGCAGAACTAA
- the nagB gene encoding glucosamine-6-phosphate deaminase: MRLIPLQDAKDVGLWSARYIADRINKFQPTAERPFVLGLPTGGTPLATYKRLIELYKAGEVSFKHVVTFNMDEYIGIPADHPESYRSFMYNNFFNHIDIQEENINLLNGNTLDHEAECQRYEAKIKSYGKIHLFMGGVGNDGHIAFNEPASSLSSRTRIKTLTEDTRIANSRFFEGDIKQVPKYALTIGVGTLLDAAEIMILVTGHAKAQALEAAVEGSVNHLWTVSALQLHPKSLIVCDEPSTQELKVKTVKYFQELEADNIKHL; this comes from the coding sequence GTGAGACTAATCCCACTGCAAGATGCGAAAGATGTTGGTCTGTGGTCAGCGCGCTATATCGCTGATCGTATTAATAAATTTCAACCTACAGCTGAACGTCCCTTTGTTCTGGGTCTGCCGACGGGCGGAACACCACTGGCGACATATAAGCGCTTGATTGAGCTTTATAAAGCCGGAGAAGTAAGTTTCAAGCACGTGGTGACCTTCAACATGGATGAGTATATCGGGATCCCGGCCGACCATCCGGAGTCATACCGTAGCTTCATGTATAATAACTTCTTTAACCATATTGATATTCAAGAAGAAAACATCAATTTGCTGAACGGCAACACCCTAGATCACGAGGCAGAATGCCAACGTTACGAGGCGAAAATTAAGTCCTACGGCAAAATTCACCTGTTCATGGGCGGCGTTGGGAATGACGGTCATATTGCCTTTAATGAGCCGGCTTCTTCTCTGTCTTCACGGACTCGGATCAAAACCCTGACCGAAGATACGCGCATCGCCAACTCCCGTTTCTTTGAAGGCGACATCAAGCAGGTTCCGAAATACGCCCTGACCATCGGGGTCGGCACCCTGCTCGACGCTGCTGAAATCATGATCCTGGTGACCGGCCATGCCAAAGCCCAGGCGCTCGAAGCGGCCGTTGAAGGCTCAGTCAACCACCTATGGACGGTTTCCGCCCTGCAACTGCATCCGAAATCGCTGATTGTCTGCGATGAGCCATCCACGCAGGAACTGAAAGTCAAAACCGTGAAATACTTCCAGGAACTGGAAGCTGACAATATCAAACACCTATAA
- the nagE gene encoding N-acetylglucosamine-specific PTS transporter subunit IIBC, with translation MNILGYMQKLGKALMLPIAVLPVAGLLLRLGQADVFDIPFMAQAGGAIFGQLPLLFGIGIAIGLSKDGAGAAGLAGAVAYFVLDVTAKTIDPSINMSFFGGIIAGIIAGHSYNRFHMTSLPPWLGFFAGKRLVPIMSGLFALVFGAVAGEVWPHIQAGLDALAHAVSSSGAIGQFVYGVLNRGLIPVGLHHVLNSYFWFGMGSCQVINVEPVAILNGATQLCVDPALAKQLVVGQSHVFEFKNSVTPEVTAVVKGITETVNTGDLNRFFAGDKSAGVFMNGFFPIMMWGLPGAALAMILAAPKQKRSQVMGALGSVAFCSFLTGITEPLEFMFVFLAPALYALHAVFTGLSLVVANMFGTLHGFTFSAGLIDFALNWGLATKPLVLLMIGIGFFFLYFVTFSVAIRAFNLKSPGREDDDSEETEAVTGSQETGELAKQYLKALGGHGNLENIDACITRLRLTLKDSSLADEKTLKALGAMGVVKLGTNNLQVILGPLAEIVAGEMKKIPASEDLSSVKLP, from the coding sequence GTGAATATTCTTGGATATATGCAAAAACTGGGTAAAGCGTTAATGCTTCCCATTGCTGTACTTCCGGTCGCCGGGCTGTTACTGCGCTTGGGACAAGCGGATGTGTTCGATATTCCATTTATGGCGCAAGCGGGTGGCGCAATCTTCGGTCAGTTGCCGTTACTCTTCGGGATCGGCATCGCGATTGGTTTGTCTAAAGATGGTGCCGGTGCGGCGGGCCTGGCTGGTGCTGTGGCTTACTTCGTCTTGGATGTTACTGCTAAAACGATTGATCCTTCTATTAATATGTCGTTCTTCGGCGGCATTATTGCAGGTATTATTGCCGGCCATTCTTATAATCGTTTCCATATGACCAGCCTGCCACCGTGGTTGGGTTTCTTTGCCGGGAAGCGCTTGGTTCCTATCATGTCCGGTCTGTTTGCCTTGGTGTTCGGTGCTGTTGCCGGTGAAGTTTGGCCGCATATTCAAGCCGGTTTGGACGCGTTGGCACATGCGGTATCCAGCTCTGGTGCGATTGGTCAGTTCGTTTACGGTGTGTTGAACCGTGGCTTGATCCCTGTTGGTCTTCACCATGTTCTGAACTCATACTTCTGGTTTGGTATGGGAAGCTGTCAGGTGATCAATGTCGAGCCGGTTGCCATCTTGAATGGTGCAACTCAGCTGTGTGTTGACCCGGCGCTGGCGAAGCAACTGGTCGTTGGTCAATCACATGTCTTTGAGTTTAAAAACTCAGTGACTCCGGAAGTGACTGCTGTTGTGAAGGGCATTACTGAAACCGTGAACACTGGTGATCTGAACCGCTTCTTCGCAGGCGACAAATCTGCCGGCGTATTTATGAACGGCTTCTTCCCAATCATGATGTGGGGTCTGCCGGGCGCGGCGCTGGCGATGATCCTGGCTGCACCGAAGCAAAAACGCAGCCAAGTGATGGGTGCACTGGGTTCTGTGGCATTCTGCTCTTTCCTGACAGGGATCACTGAGCCGCTGGAGTTCATGTTTGTCTTCCTGGCACCGGCACTGTATGCGCTGCATGCGGTCTTCACCGGTCTGTCTCTGGTGGTCGCCAACATGTTCGGGACGCTGCACGGCTTTACCTTCTCTGCGGGTCTGATCGACTTTGCCCTGAACTGGGGTCTGGCAACGAAGCCGCTGGTGCTACTGATGATCGGCATCGGTTTCTTCTTCCTGTACTTTGTGACCTTCAGTGTGGCTATCCGTGCCTTCAATCTGAAATCACCAGGCCGTGAAGATGACGACAGTGAAGAAACTGAAGCTGTAACGGGATCTCAGGAAACCGGTGAGCTGGCGAAGCAATACCTCAAAGCGCTGGGTGGCCACGGCAACCTGGAAAACATCGATGCCTGTATTACCCGCCTGCGCCTGACGCTGAAAGACAGCAGCCTGGCGGATGAGAAAACGCTGAAGGCGCTGGGTGCGATGGGTGTTGTGAAGCTAGGGACGAATAACCTGCAGGTGATTCTGGGCCCGCTGGCTGAAATTGTGGCAGGGGAGATGAAGAAAATCCCGGCTTCGGAAGACCTTTCTTCTGTGAAATTGCCTTAA